Proteins from one Rosa chinensis cultivar Old Blush chromosome 7, RchiOBHm-V2, whole genome shotgun sequence genomic window:
- the LOC112180111 gene encoding ATPase 11, plasma membrane-type — protein sequence MAEEKPEVLDAVLKETVDLENIPIEEVFENLRCSKEGLSSEAAEERLTIFGHNKLEEKQESKFIKFLGFMWNPLSWVMEAAAIMAIALANGGGKPPDWQDFVGIITLLVINSTISFIEENNAGNAAAALMARLAPKAKVLRDGRWNEQDAALLVPGDIISIKLGDIVPADARLLEGDPLKIDQSALTGESLPVTKGPGDGVYSGSTCKQGEIEAVVIATGVHTFFGKAAHLVDSTNQVGHFQKVLTAIGNFCICSIAVGMVIEIIVMYPIQDREYRPGIDNLLVLLIGGIPIAMPTVLSVTMAIGSHRLAQQGAITKRMTAIEEMAGMDVLCSDKTGTLTLNKLTVDKNLIEVFAKGVDPDTVVLMAARASRMENQDAIDTAIVGMLADPKEARAGVQEIHFLPFNPTDKRTALTYIDRDGKMHRVSKGAPEQILHLAHNKSDIERRVHAVIDKFAERGLRSLAVAYQEVPEGIKEGAGGPWQFIGLMPLFDPPRHDSAETIRRALNLGVNVKMITGDQLAIGKETGRRLGMGTNMYPSSALLGQDKDESIAALPIDDLIEKADGFAGVFPEHKYEIVKRLQARKHICGMTGDGVNDAPALKKADIGIAVADATDAARSASDIVLTEPGLSVIISAVLTSRAIFQRMKNYTIYAVSITIRIVMGFMLLALIWKFDFPPFMVLIIAILNDGTIMTISKDRVKPSPLPDSWKLSEIFATGIVLGTYLAIMTVIFFWAAYKTDFFPRIFGVSTLEKTAHDDFRKLASAIYLQVSIISQALIFVTRSRSWSFVERPGMLLVVAFLIAQLIATLIAVYANWEFAAIEGIGWGWAGVIWLYNIIFYIPLDIIKFMIRYALSGKAWDLLIEQRIAFTRQKDFGKEQRELQWAHAQRTLHGLQPPDTKMFTERTHFTELNQMAEEAKRRAEIARLRELHTLKGHVESVVRLKGLDIDTIQQAYTV from the exons atggCGGAGGAGAAGCCTGAAGTGCTGGACGCGGTGCTGAAGGAAACGGTTGATCTG GAGAACATACCCATTGAGGAGGTGTTTGAGAATCTGAGATGTAGCAAAGAGGGTCTCAGCAGTGAGGCTGCTGAGGAAAGATTAACCATTTTTGGGCATAACAAGCTTGAGGAAAAGCAG GAGAGCAAGTTTATCAAGTTTCTGGGGTTTATGTGGAATCCTCTCTCATGGGTTATGGAAGCTGCTGCTATAATGGCCATTGCGCTTGCAAATGGAGGA GGCAAGCCTCCTGACTGGCAAGATTTTGTGGGTATTATTACTCTGCTGGTCATCAACTCCACCATTAGTTTCATCGAGGAAAATAATGCGGGTAATGCCGCAGCAGCTCTCATGGCTCGTCTTGCTCCTAAAGCCAAG GTTCTTCGAGATGGAAGGTGGAACGAGCAAGATGCTGCTCTCCTAGTACCAGGTGACATAATTAGTATCAAACTTGGTGATATTGTTCCAGCTGATGCACGGCTACTTGAAGGGGATCCATTGAAAATTGATCAG TCTGCACTTACAGGTGAGTCTCTTCCTGTGACAAAAGGCCCCGGGGATGGTGTGTACTCTGGTTCAACTTGCAAACAAGGAGAGATTGAAGCAGTGGTCATTGCCACCGGAGTGCATACCTTCTTTGGGAAGGCTGCTCACCTCGTTGATAGCACTAACCAAGTGGGCCACTTCCAAAAG GTCTTAACTGCAATAGGGAATTTCTGCATATGCTCTATTGCTGTGGGTATGGTAATAGAGATAATTGTCATGTACCCGATTCAAGACCGAGAGTATCGCCCTGGAATTGACAATCTTCTTGTGCTTCTCATTGGTGGAATTCCAATTGCAATGCCCACAGTTCTGTCCGTGACAATGGCAATTGGCTCTCATAGATTAGCACAGCAG GGAGCTATCACAAAGAGAATGACAGCAATTGAAGAGATGGCGGGCATGGATGTGCTTTGCAGTGATAAAACTGGAACTCTAACACTGAACAAGCTTACAGTTGATAAAAATCTTATTGAG GTTTTTGCAAAAGGAGTGGATCCGGATACTGTTGTTCTGATGGCAGCTCGAGCATCCAGGATGGAGAATCAAGATGCAATAGATACTGCTATAGTTGGGATGCTGGCTGATCCTAAGGAG GCGCGTGCTGGTGTTCAAGAAATACACTTCCTTCCTTTCAATCCTACTGATAAGCGAACTGCATTGACTTATATTGACCGTGATGGCAAAATGCATAGAGTTAGCAAAGGTGCACCGGAGCAG attctacatcTTGCCCACAATAAGTCGGACATTGAGCGTAGAGTTCATGCTGTGATTGATAAGTTTGCTGAGCGAGGGTTACGGTCTCTTGCTGTAGCATACCAG GAAGTTCCAGAAGGAATCAAAGAGGGTGCTGGAGGCCCGTGGCAATTTATTGGTCTAATGCCACTCTTTGACCCACCTAGGCATGACAGTGCAGAGACAATACGGAGGGCTTTAAATCTTGGAGTAAATGTGAAAATGATTACAG GTGATCAACTGGCCATAGGAAAGGAGACCGGACGTCGTTTGGGAATGGGAACCAATATGTATCCTTCATCTGCTTTACTAGGACAGGACAAGGATGAATCGATTGCGGCTTTACCCATTGATGATCTGATAGAAAAAGCCGATGGCTTTGCTGGTGTTTTCCCAG AGCACAAATACGAGATTGTAAAACGCTTGCAAGCAAGGAAGCATATCTGTGGAATGACCGGTGATGGAGTTAATGATGCTCCTGCCCTCAAAAAAGCCGATATTGGTATTGCTGTTGCTGATGCAACAGATGCAGCCCGTAGTGCTTCTGATATTGTGCTAACTGAACCTGGCCTTAGTGTTATCATTAGTGCTGTTTTGACTAGTCGGGCAATCTTCCAGAGGATGAAAAATTACACA ATATATGCTGTTTCCATCACAATTCGTATTGtg ATGGGTTTCATGTTGCTGGCCCTCATATGGAAGTTCGACTTTCCACCTTTCATGGTGCTTATTATTGCAATCCTCAATGAtg GTACCATCATGACGATATCAAAGGATAGGGTTAAACCGTCTCCTCTGCCAGATAGCTGGAAGCTGTCAGAGATTTTTGCAACTGGAATTGTGCTCGGTACCTACTTGGCAATAATGACTGTAATATTCTTTTGGGCAGCATACAAAACAGACTTCTTCCCT AGAATATTTGGGGTatcaacccttgagaagacagCTCATGATGACTTTCGGAAACTTGCCTCTGCTATATATCTACAAGTGAGCATCATTAGTCAGGCCCTCATTTTTGTTACACGCTCTCGAAGTTGGTCCTTTGTTGAGCGGCCTGGAATGTTGCTTGTTGTGGCTTTCCTGATAGCCCAGCTG ATTGCGACCTTGATAGCAGTGTATGCTAACTGGGAGTTTGCTGCAATCGAAGGGATTGGATGGGGTTGGGCTGGGGTGATCTGGCTCTATAACATCATCTTCTATATCCCTCTGGATATCATAAAGTTCATGATACGCTATGCTCTGAGTGGGAAGGCTTGGGATCTGCTCATTGAGCAAAGG ATTGCTTTCACAAGGCAAAAAGACTTTGGAAAGGAACAGCGTGAGCTTCAATGGGCACATGCACAAAGAACACTGCATGGTTTGCAACCACCAGATACCAAGATGTTTACTGAAAGAACACATTTCACAGAACTCAATCAGATGGCTGAAGAAGCCAAAAGAAGAGCTGAAATTGCAAG GTTGAGAGAACTTCATACACTAAAAGGTCACGTAGAGTCGGTGGTGAGATTGAAGGGTCTCGACATCGACACAATTCAGCAAGCATACACAGTCTAG
- the LOC112180112 gene encoding protein NRT1/ PTR FAMILY 2.11, giving the protein MENSERETMVEVKKNEDQCSKAEEKVIYRGWKAMPFVIGNETFEKLGAIGTLSNLLVYLTTVFNMSSVRAATIINIFNGTTNFSTLIGAFVSDTYWGRFKTVACASIASFMGLVLIDFTAIFKDLHPPPCKTQDHNACKGPTGGQMAFLAAGLGLLIVGAAGIRPCNFAFGADQFNPKTEAGKKGVNSFFNWYFFTFTVAQMLSLTIIVYVQSNVSWSLGFGIPAILMLMSCALFFMGSKLYVKVKASGSPMTSVAQVIVVAFKKRKLKPLEQPWLSLFVYMPPNSMNAKLPYTHQFRCLDKAAIETPEDEKNPDGSAANPWRLCSMQQVEELKCLVRVLPIWAAALVYYVVIVQQHTYATFQALQFDRRVGKFEIPAASYYVFLMLAMTIWIPIYDRLVVPFLQIRTGIEGGITVLQRIGAGIFLSIVSMIVSAIVEERRRSIALTDPIPGIRTRGDISSMSGFWLVPQLALAGLAEAFTAIGQVEFYYKQFPENMRSIAGSLFFCGMAGSSYLSGFLIAIVHRTTEGAATGNWLPEDLNKGRLDYFYYMIAALGVVNFGYFLFIASWYQYKGTGIDTTTLEVEVAEKVV; this is encoded by the exons atggagaacagtGAAAGAGAAACCATGGTGGAGGTGAAGAAGAATGAGGATCAGTGTTCTAAGGCtgaagagaaagtaatctacaGAGGATGGAAAGCCATGCCATTTGTCATAG GAAATGAAACCTTTGAGAAGCTAGGAGCCATTGGCACCTTGTCCAACCTCTTGGTTTATCTCACTACTGTGTTCAATATGAGCAGCGTTAGAGCTGCAACTATCATCAACATCTTCAATGGAACCACCAATTTTTCTACTTTGATCGGAGCTTTCGTCTCCGACACTTACTGGGGTCGTTTCAAGACCGTCGCCTGTGCTTCAATAGCTTCCTTTATG GGACTGGTCTTGATAGACTTCACTGCAATATTCAAGGACCTCCATCCTCCCCCTTGCAAAACACAAGACCACAACGCGTGCAAAGGCCCAACAGGTGGCCAAATGGCATTTTTGGCAGCCGGTCTTGGACTACTAATAGTAGGAGCAGCTGGGATCAGACCATGTAACTTTGCATTTGGAGCAGACCAGTTCAACCCCAAAACCGAAGCTGGAAAAAAAGGAGTCAACAGCTTCTTCAATTGGTACTTCTTCACCTTCACTGTTGCACAGATGCTGTCCTTGACAATCATTGTGTATGTTCAGTCAAATGTGAGCTGGTCTCTGGGTTTTGGCATTCCAGCCATTCTGATGTTGATGTCATGTGCACTCTTCTTTATGGGTTCAAAATTGTATGTGAAAGTGAAAGCCAGCGGTAGTCCAATGACTAGTGTGGCACAGGTCATAGTGGTTGCTTTTAAGAAAAGGAAACTGAAGCCACTAGAGCAACCATGGCTCTCCCTCTTTGTTTATATGCCTCCCAATTCGATGAACGCCAAGCTTCCTTACACACATCAATTCAG ATGCCTTGACAAAGCAGCAATCGAGACCCCAGAAGATGAAAAAAACCCAGATGGATCAGCAGCCAATCCATGGAGACTTTGCAGTATGCAGCAAGTGGAAGAACTGAAATGTCTGGTGAGAGTTTTACCAATATGGGCTGCAGCCCTTGTGTACTATGTTGTTATAGTCCAACAACACACCTATGCAACCTTCCAAGCTCTTCAATTTGATAGAAGAGTTGGAAAGTTCGAGATCCCAGCTGCATCCTACTATGTCTTCTTGATGCTGGCCATGACCATTTGGATCCCCATCTATGACCGACTTGTAGTCCCATTTCTCCAAATACGCACAGGAATAGAAGGAGGCATCACAGTGCTGCAAAGAATTGGAGCTGGCATATTTCTCTCCATTGTCTCCATGATAGTCTCTGCAATCGTAGAAGAGCGTCGAAGGTCTATAGCTCTAACCGACCCAATCCCAGGAATCAGAACAAGGGGTGACATTTCTTCCATGTCAGGCTTCTGGTTAGTCCCTCAGCTCGCATTGGCTGGACTCGCAGAAGCATTCACTGCCATTGGTCAAGTTGAGTTCTACTACAAGCAGTTCCCTGAAAACATGAGAAGCATTGCAGGGTCTCTCTTCTTTTGTGGAATGGCAGGTTCAAGTTACTTGAGTGGTTTCTTGATTGCGATAGTTCACAGAACCACAGAGGGGGCTGCAACTGGAAATTGGCTGCCGGAAGATCTCAACAAGGGGAGACTTGATTACTTCTACTACATGATTGCTGCTCTTGGAGTCGTTAATTTCGGATACTTTTTGTTCATTGCAAGTTGGTATCAGTATAAAGGTACTGGGATCGATACTACTACTCTTGAAGTCGAAGTTGCTGAGAAAGTTGTCTAA